Proteins from a single region of Paenibacillus sp. BIHB 4019:
- a CDS encoding alpha/beta fold hydrolase translates to MKKHLASTIVFSLLLMAAFPAMTAAAETLKLLVNGKVITTSAGNEAYLSSSDEVMIPLRSAAEGLGLKVTYHKASSKVLLEGQDLKVTFSSGSSEALVNGEKRTFDTASVQRQGRLYVPLAFFSKALGYQAGYDSTKKEIAITSPLYEAESWINRVISLLNKGDYQKLSDDFFSNNLKAQVSVEALGSVWKSTTAQAGSFVRVKDIAADGADSSMTIITATAVFEKTSFNFTLYVNAKSGLLEGMLITPKPLDKEAPATIVEEEVTVGEGTPYELGGTLTLPKNATGPLTAVVLVQGSGASDRDETVSGYTPFRDIAWGLAEQGIAVLRYDKRTFVYGSSMTTEAFMKMTVKEETIDDAIAAAKLLKADNRIDASNVYVIGHSLGGMLAPRIDAEGGDFAGLVLLAGSPRSLWEIVYDQNQAFIAAMDDKDPAKQANAQLIEAEYKKAQALGTLTDAQAQAMTVFSLPAYYFKEMDNHPASGYAAKLTKPVLILQGKDDFQIFANKDYVLWEELFKGKANASFKLYPGLNHFFVDYSGEGEGTLAEYNHPGSFAEPVISDIAKWLKQHA, encoded by the coding sequence TTGAAAAAGCATTTGGCATCTACGATCGTATTTTCCTTGCTGCTCATGGCTGCATTTCCCGCTATGACAGCTGCCGCAGAAACCCTCAAGCTGCTCGTTAATGGCAAAGTCATCACGACGTCTGCTGGCAATGAGGCTTACTTGAGCAGCAGCGACGAGGTCATGATTCCGCTGCGCAGCGCAGCCGAAGGACTTGGTCTGAAAGTTACCTACCATAAAGCGAGCAGCAAGGTTCTGCTTGAAGGGCAGGACCTCAAGGTCACGTTCAGCTCCGGCAGCTCCGAAGCACTAGTGAACGGGGAGAAGCGCACCTTCGACACCGCTTCGGTTCAGCGGCAGGGACGCCTTTATGTCCCGCTCGCTTTTTTCAGCAAGGCACTAGGATATCAGGCCGGCTATGACAGCACGAAGAAGGAGATCGCGATCACAAGCCCCTTGTACGAAGCTGAAAGCTGGATTAATCGCGTCATCTCGCTGCTGAACAAAGGCGATTATCAGAAGCTGTCTGACGACTTTTTCTCGAATAACCTAAAAGCACAAGTATCTGTCGAGGCGCTAGGCAGCGTGTGGAAAAGCACGACTGCACAGGCTGGCAGCTTCGTCCGTGTGAAGGATATTGCCGCAGATGGCGCCGATAGCAGCATGACGATTATTACGGCAACCGCCGTTTTCGAAAAAACCAGCTTTAATTTTACCCTTTATGTTAATGCAAAGAGCGGGCTGCTCGAAGGCATGCTGATTACGCCAAAGCCCCTCGACAAAGAAGCTCCAGCTACAATTGTGGAAGAAGAGGTTACCGTTGGCGAGGGCACTCCTTATGAGCTCGGCGGAACGTTGACTCTTCCGAAAAATGCCACTGGCCCGCTGACAGCGGTCGTATTGGTTCAAGGCTCGGGCGCATCCGATCGCGATGAGACGGTAAGCGGCTATACGCCATTTCGCGATATCGCTTGGGGACTGGCTGAGCAAGGAATCGCCGTGCTGCGTTATGATAAACGCACATTTGTTTACGGCAGCAGCATGACGACAGAAGCTTTTATGAAAATGACGGTGAAGGAAGAAACGATTGATGACGCCATTGCCGCAGCCAAGCTGCTAAAGGCGGATAATCGGATTGACGCCTCCAACGTGTATGTGATCGGACATAGCCTTGGCGGCATGCTTGCCCCGCGCATTGATGCAGAAGGCGGCGACTTTGCCGGGCTCGTGCTGCTTGCTGGCTCGCCACGCTCGCTATGGGAAATCGTCTATGACCAGAACCAGGCTTTTATCGCTGCCATGGATGATAAAGATCCAGCGAAACAGGCAAATGCTCAGCTTATAGAAGCCGAATACAAGAAGGCGCAAGCACTGGGTACGTTGACTGATGCACAGGCGCAGGCGATGACGGTTTTCTCCCTGCCCGCCTATTACTTTAAGGAAATGGACAATCATCCCGCGAGCGGATATGCCGCAAAACTAACGAAACCGGTGCTTATCCTGCAGGGCAAGGATGATTTTCAAATATTTGCGAATAAAGACTATGTGCTGTGGGAGGAGCTGTTCAAAGGGAAAGCGAATGCTTCCTTCAAGCTGTACCCGGGCCTTAACCACTTTTTCGTCGATTACAGTGGTGAAGGAGAAGGCACGTTAGCCGAATACAACCATCCAGGCAGCTTTGCTGAACCAGTCATTTCCGATATCGCCAAATGGCTGAAGCAGCACGCTTAG
- a CDS encoding ABC transporter substrate-binding protein: MFSGLQRLSSAISIALLVVLLAACGSAAAPNATNAGGVSGNSPTAPAGEATSDDAGSAGSEAAFPRTIKHVKGETVIDAKPKKVAITYFPYADQLFAIGEQDVVSGVVGYKSLKAFPAYESFLQGDAVADLGDQVDLEKLMALEPDVIIASDGDEQTYEQLAKIGKTVVIAQTENWQDTIVKIAEVIGEEGKAQQYIDSYNAKLNEVAAMAENTGVQGKQAIFMMMWSKGFYYFGGIRLSPYYDGIGFSKFKNMQDWGEINLEGVSEIDPDYIFVAEDYTGTAELTMKDLEENAVWNSLKAVKDGHVYVVNTEIVGPLAMGQSNGLDFMQKLLKGE, translated from the coding sequence ATGTTTAGCGGATTACAAAGGTTATCAAGCGCGATCAGCATTGCGCTGCTGGTGGTTTTGCTTGCAGCTTGCGGAAGCGCAGCAGCTCCAAATGCGACAAATGCCGGGGGAGTGAGCGGCAATAGCCCTACAGCGCCTGCGGGAGAGGCGACGTCTGACGATGCAGGCAGCGCGGGCAGTGAAGCTGCTTTTCCAAGGACCATTAAGCATGTTAAGGGCGAGACGGTCATTGATGCGAAGCCGAAGAAGGTCGCGATTACGTATTTCCCATATGCGGACCAACTGTTCGCGATTGGCGAGCAGGATGTAGTTAGCGGTGTTGTTGGGTATAAATCGCTTAAAGCTTTTCCGGCATATGAAAGCTTTTTGCAAGGCGATGCGGTTGCCGATCTCGGCGACCAGGTTGATTTGGAGAAGCTAATGGCGCTTGAGCCGGACGTTATCATTGCTTCTGACGGGGATGAGCAGACGTATGAGCAGCTTGCAAAGATCGGCAAGACGGTCGTCATCGCGCAAACTGAAAACTGGCAGGATACCATCGTCAAAATTGCCGAAGTCATAGGCGAAGAGGGCAAGGCGCAGCAGTATATTGACAGCTATAATGCGAAGCTGAACGAAGTAGCAGCAATGGCTGAAAATACAGGCGTACAGGGCAAACAGGCGATATTCATGATGATGTGGAGCAAAGGCTTCTACTATTTTGGCGGTATCCGCTTGAGCCCTTATTATGACGGTATCGGCTTTAGCAAGTTCAAAAACATGCAGGACTGGGGAGAAATTAATCTGGAGGGCGTCAGCGAAATTGATCCGGACTATATTTTTGTCGCAGAGGATTATACGGGAACGGCTGAATTAACGATGAAGGACCTTGAGGAAAATGCGGTATGGAACAGCCTTAAGGCGGTTAAGGACGGGCATGTATATGTCGTAAATACAGAAATCGTAGGGCCGCTCGCTATGGGACAATCCAATGGACTGGACTTTATGCAGAAGCTGCTCAAAGGCGAATAA
- a CDS encoding alpha/beta hydrolase codes for MKHIYQQGTNAAAPVLVLLHGTGGTERDLLPLAGRIDPTASVLSIRGNVLENGLSRYFRRLAEGVFDEEDLVLRTKELHDFLDQAAVDYGFDRENLVAIGYSNGANIAGSLMFHYKDAFRGAILHHPMVPLRSVELPDMTGISCFIGAGRNDQMCPPQETEELQAMLSGAGAAVSVHWENYGHQLTGSEVEAAAAWYAKVICP; via the coding sequence ATGAAACATATTTATCAGCAAGGCACGAACGCAGCGGCACCAGTTTTGGTGCTGCTGCACGGCACCGGAGGAACGGAGCGCGATTTGCTGCCGCTGGCTGGCCGAATTGACCCTACAGCATCGGTGCTAAGCATTAGAGGCAATGTACTAGAAAACGGATTATCCCGTTATTTCCGCAGACTGGCCGAAGGTGTTTTTGACGAGGAGGACTTGGTGCTCCGCACGAAGGAGCTCCATGATTTTCTGGACCAGGCGGCAGTCGACTATGGCTTCGATCGCGAAAATCTCGTTGCTATCGGCTACTCCAATGGAGCCAATATTGCGGGCAGCCTGATGTTCCATTACAAGGACGCTTTCCGCGGAGCGATTTTGCATCATCCGATGGTGCCGCTTCGCAGCGTAGAGCTTCCCGATATGACCGGCATTTCCTGCTTCATCGGAGCCGGCCGCAATGACCAGATGTGCCCGCCGCAAGAGACGGAAGAGCTGCAAGCGATGCTTTCCGGCGCGGGAGCTGCGGTTAGCGTACATTGGGAAAACTACGGCCATCAGTTGACGGGCAGCGAAGTCGAAGCAGCCGCAGCTTGGTATGCCAAGGTCATTTGCCCATGA
- a CDS encoding AraC family transcriptional regulator, translated as MIDYNMLAGQLARGMLSIEGVYISTVAPGIYYSHTKAYPTRFSGFVFALRGHAVFEFNGTSYELAPGSVVHGGAGMLLKLEVVPEDFQFVLIHYRITLPELMPGEINYAETHYQLEPGSNTRMVELLQRLCDVTALGGPMNLLREKELFYSIMNEWLVSVRSQYISESGKMVEQALDYIHHHYMEPLTAAGLAELHSLGKKQFAYAFHKYSGCFPIDYLIRHRMRRAKYLLATSNCSISSVARNVGYEDAHYFSRLFRKHNGCSPSMYRQSLGNNPPDF; from the coding sequence GTGATTGATTACAACATGCTGGCCGGGCAGCTCGCCCGGGGCATGCTTTCAATAGAGGGCGTCTATATAAGCACGGTAGCGCCGGGCATTTATTATAGCCATACAAAGGCATATCCTACGCGCTTCTCCGGGTTTGTTTTTGCTTTAAGAGGGCATGCGGTATTTGAATTTAACGGCACGTCTTATGAGCTGGCACCAGGAAGTGTCGTTCATGGCGGTGCTGGCATGCTGCTCAAACTAGAGGTAGTACCAGAAGATTTTCAGTTTGTGCTCATTCATTACCGCATCACGCTTCCCGAGCTTATGCCTGGGGAAATCAATTATGCTGAAACCCACTACCAGCTGGAGCCCGGGAGCAATACGCGCATGGTTGAGCTGCTGCAACGGCTCTGCGATGTAACGGCACTTGGTGGCCCGATGAACCTGCTGCGGGAGAAGGAGCTTTTCTACAGCATTATGAATGAATGGCTGGTGAGCGTACGCAGCCAATACATTAGCGAGAGTGGCAAAATGGTGGAGCAGGCGCTGGATTATATCCACCACCATTATATGGAGCCACTGACCGCAGCGGGACTCGCCGAGCTGCACAGCCTGGGCAAAAAGCAATTTGCGTATGCGTTCCACAAGTATTCGGGCTGTTTTCCGATCGACTACCTCATCCGGCATCGCATGAGGCGTGCCAAGTATTTGCTTGCGACGAGCAACTGCTCGATCAGCAGCGTCGCCCGCAACGTCGGCTATGAGGATGCCCATTATTTCAGCCGCCTGTTTCGAAAGCATAACGGCTGTTCACCGAGCATGTATCGGCAAAGTTTAGGAAATAATCCACCTGACTTTTAA
- the pepT gene encoding peptidase T, producing the protein MKQELMERFISYVKVNTQSDDRSETCPTTPGQLALADQLVEELMKIGMEEVTVDENGYVMATLPANTDKTVPTIGFLAHIDTALDFTGENVKPQVVDNYDGGDIVLNEALSIVLSPSASPELSQYVGHTLITTDGTTLLGADNKAGIAEIMTAMVHLIQHPEVKHGKIRVAFTPDEEIGRGPHRFDVAAFGADYAYTMDGGPLGELQYESFNAAAAHIICKGTNVHPGTAKGKMVHSAKIAMELHGQLPADEAPEFTEGYEGFYHLIQMSGDVEKSELRYIIRDFDQEGFAGRKQKLADIVSGLKLKYGESSVELNIRDQYFNMRDKIEPVIGIVNQAKLAMENLGIKPDIKPIRGGTDGSQLSYMGLPTPNVFTGGENYHGRYEYASVDNMLKAVQVIVEIAKLAEAEA; encoded by the coding sequence ATGAAACAGGAACTGATGGAACGCTTTATTTCTTATGTCAAAGTGAACACGCAATCGGATGACCGCAGCGAGACTTGTCCGACGACCCCAGGCCAGCTGGCGCTTGCCGACCAGTTGGTGGAAGAGCTGATGAAGATCGGCATGGAGGAGGTAACCGTGGATGAGAACGGGTATGTGATGGCTACGCTGCCTGCCAATACGGACAAAACGGTGCCGACGATTGGCTTTCTCGCCCATATTGATACCGCGCTGGATTTTACCGGTGAAAATGTAAAGCCGCAAGTGGTCGATAACTACGATGGCGGCGACATTGTACTGAACGAAGCGTTGTCTATCGTATTGTCTCCGTCCGCTTCGCCTGAGCTGAGCCAATATGTGGGACACACGCTAATTACGACCGATGGCACGACGCTGCTGGGCGCAGACAATAAAGCGGGCATTGCCGAAATTATGACAGCGATGGTGCATTTGATTCAGCATCCGGAAGTGAAGCATGGAAAAATCCGTGTCGCCTTTACCCCGGATGAGGAAATCGGCCGTGGGCCGCATCGTTTCGACGTTGCCGCATTCGGTGCCGATTATGCCTATACAATGGATGGCGGGCCGCTTGGCGAGCTGCAATACGAAAGCTTTAATGCTGCCGCTGCTCACATTATTTGCAAAGGCACGAACGTCCACCCCGGCACGGCCAAGGGCAAAATGGTCCATTCGGCGAAAATCGCCATGGAATTGCACGGTCAGCTTCCTGCTGATGAAGCGCCGGAGTTCACGGAAGGCTACGAAGGCTTCTATCATTTGATTCAAATGAGCGGCGATGTAGAGAAGTCCGAGCTGCGCTATATTATCCGCGATTTTGACCAAGAAGGCTTTGCGGGACGCAAGCAGAAGCTGGCGGACATCGTCAGCGGGCTAAAGCTTAAATATGGCGAGTCGAGTGTAGAGCTGAACATTCGGGATCAATATTTTAATATGCGGGATAAAATCGAACCGGTTATCGGCATCGTAAATCAAGCGAAGCTGGCCATGGAGAATCTCGGCATTAAGCCGGATATTAAGCCGATTCGCGGCGGGACTGATGGCTCGCAGCTTTCCTACATGGGGCTTCCTACCCCTAATGTGTTTACCGGCGGGGAAAATTATCATGGCCGTTATGAATACGCTTCGGTCGACAATATGCTGAAAGCCGTTCAAGTTATCGTAGAAATTGCTAAGCTTGCGGAAGCAGAAGCTTAA
- a CDS encoding PAS domain S-box protein — MDHFKNLFELSFDMLVVMDCNGRVVHYNSGLQKMLGYPVLLNSMKDFYSYMHPDDIASMDALVPQLIQGRELSGYLNRFRCADGSYKWLQWNVSLDQINMYFYVIGRDVHHQKSFEQHLAAQELWYRSCLDNLLDGFSYYKTIRDECGDIIDYRSEYMNDTFCRMMNYSKDEAVGRLWSQLFPDFTEEIRAVLKQVTSSGKPVLRQERVYNKWLTDEESYDVLYYKMGDGFACSWRNVTEYRRAQEHLELSNLKFTSAFHTNATMNFLIDLETATIIEMNQKFSQTIRRGHYSHFVSSIMQAIPAQGLLENIELPFLRQSGDTGYGVISGEVLELKDKRYFLAFAIDITELRKAKKHLLLMDKLNLLSSMAASIAHEVRNPMTTIKGFLQLMQKNTTLASYRDTLNLMISELDRANGIISEYLSLANTRFVQKEQKQLDVLVSNILPLLEADAAYSNILIVLDLHATSPVNVEEKEIRQLLLNLTRNAIEAMESGGELTIRTRMDQGSVILEVADQGHGIPKEHIEAIFTPFYTTKETGTGLGLAVCRSIAEHHGADIEIESSEEGTTFRVVF, encoded by the coding sequence GTGGATCACTTCAAAAATTTATTTGAGCTATCTTTTGACATGCTTGTGGTCATGGACTGCAACGGCCGCGTTGTGCACTATAACAGTGGCTTGCAGAAGATGCTGGGCTATCCTGTCTTATTGAATAGTATGAAAGATTTTTATTCGTATATGCATCCCGACGATATAGCTTCAATGGATGCTTTGGTTCCACAATTAATACAGGGTAGAGAGCTGAGCGGATACTTGAATCGATTCCGCTGCGCAGACGGCTCTTATAAATGGCTGCAATGGAATGTCTCGCTGGATCAAATCAATATGTATTTTTATGTCATAGGTCGCGATGTGCATCATCAGAAAAGCTTCGAGCAGCATCTGGCGGCACAGGAGCTGTGGTATCGTTCCTGCCTCGACAATTTGCTGGATGGCTTCAGCTATTACAAGACAATCCGGGACGAATGCGGCGATATTATTGATTATCGGTCGGAGTACATGAATGATACCTTTTGCCGCATGATGAATTATTCGAAAGATGAAGCTGTGGGCCGGCTGTGGTCGCAGCTTTTTCCTGATTTTACAGAAGAGATCAGGGCGGTTCTGAAGCAGGTGACAAGCAGCGGCAAACCCGTTTTAAGGCAGGAGCGGGTATACAATAAGTGGCTGACAGATGAGGAAAGCTATGATGTGCTCTATTATAAAATGGGGGATGGCTTCGCCTGCAGCTGGCGCAATGTGACGGAATATCGCCGGGCGCAGGAGCATCTGGAGCTTTCGAACCTGAAATTCACGAGTGCCTTTCACACGAATGCAACAATGAACTTTCTCATAGATTTGGAAACAGCGACGATTATAGAGATGAATCAGAAGTTCTCGCAGACGATTCGGCGGGGGCATTATTCCCATTTTGTAAGCAGTATTATGCAAGCGATTCCAGCTCAGGGGTTATTAGAGAATATTGAGCTTCCCTTCCTGCGGCAGTCTGGAGATACGGGCTATGGCGTTATATCGGGCGAGGTGCTGGAGCTGAAGGACAAGCGTTATTTTCTCGCCTTTGCCATCGATATTACGGAGCTGCGCAAAGCCAAAAAGCATCTTCTACTCATGGACAAGCTGAACTTGCTCAGCTCTATGGCGGCAAGCATTGCCCATGAGGTGCGCAACCCGATGACGACGATTAAAGGATTTTTACAGCTGATGCAGAAAAATACGACGCTCGCCTCTTACCGCGATACGTTGAATTTAATGATTAGCGAGCTCGATCGCGCTAACGGCATTATTTCAGAATATTTATCGCTGGCGAATACCCGTTTTGTGCAAAAGGAACAGAAGCAGCTGGATGTCCTCGTTTCAAATATTTTACCGCTGCTGGAAGCGGATGCGGCCTACTCCAACATTTTAATTGTGCTTGATCTGCATGCTACGTCGCCGGTTAACGTGGAAGAAAAGGAAATTCGCCAGCTGCTGCTGAATTTGACGCGCAATGCGATCGAGGCGATGGAAAGCGGCGGCGAACTTACCATTCGGACGAGAATGGATCAAGGCAGCGTCATACTGGAAGTGGCCGATCAAGGCCATGGCATCCCGAAGGAGCATATTGAGGCGATTTTCACTCCTTTTTATACGACGAAAGAAACGGGAACCGGGCTTGGACTTGCGGTGTGCCGCAGCATTGCGGAGCATCATGGCGCCGATATCGAGATTGAATCAAGCGAGGAGGGGACGACATTCCGGGTCGTATTCTAG
- a CDS encoding MarR family transcriptional regulator, with product MKEADSKTKVPHQEAEDSALKLYIALNRASQWINAHGDRDIRKHGLNRTEFGVLEMLYHKGPQPLQQIGGKVLMSSGNITYVIDKLEKKQLVQRRASADDRRLIFAEITSQGTQFIEEVFPAHATIITEAVSGLTTEEQKLASELLKKLGRHAQDAFK from the coding sequence ATGAAAGAGGCAGACAGCAAGACGAAAGTGCCACATCAGGAAGCTGAAGACAGCGCTTTGAAGCTCTACATTGCGCTCAACCGGGCCAGCCAATGGATTAACGCCCACGGCGACCGGGACATTCGCAAGCATGGCTTGAATCGTACAGAATTCGGCGTACTGGAAATGCTGTATCACAAAGGTCCGCAGCCTTTGCAGCAAATTGGCGGCAAGGTGCTGATGAGCAGCGGCAACATTACCTACGTCATAGATAAGCTTGAGAAGAAGCAGCTTGTGCAGCGTAGAGCTTCAGCTGATGATCGCCGGCTCATCTTCGCAGAAATAACGAGCCAAGGCACACAATTTATTGAGGAAGTATTCCCTGCACATGCAACCATTATTACAGAAGCGGTTAGCGGCTTGACGACAGAGGAACAGAAGCTGGCAAGCGAGCTGCTCAAGAAGCTCGGCAGACACGCGCAGGATGCTTTTAAGTAG
- a CDS encoding ring-cleaving dioxygenase: MTQQTAGIHHITAFVSSAQATVTFYAGVLAQRLVKKTINFDAPEVYHLYFGDQAGSPGTIMTFFPFAHGRKGVIGGGQVGVTTYVVPAGALDFWKERLAKYEVPFTETERFGESYVQFVDPDGLQLELVAREEGPLSDWSYAGVPTDKAIKGFGGAILYSSAPEKTFRLLEQVMGLSKIGEDAGYARFRSSADIGNIIDLPIERVEPGHGGSGTVHHIAWRAKDDVEHALWRSHVETNGYHPTPIIDRQYFHAIYFREEGGILFEIATDPPGFARDEEPEHLGEKLMLPEWFEQHREDIVRLLPPIQVP; encoded by the coding sequence ATGACACAACAAACAGCAGGCATTCACCACATTACAGCTTTCGTATCGAGCGCACAGGCAACAGTTACTTTCTATGCGGGCGTACTTGCCCAACGGCTCGTGAAAAAAACAATCAACTTCGATGCTCCAGAAGTGTATCATCTGTATTTCGGAGATCAAGCCGGCAGCCCAGGGACAATCATGACCTTCTTCCCATTTGCACACGGTCGTAAAGGTGTGATTGGCGGAGGACAGGTTGGGGTAACCACTTATGTTGTTCCTGCGGGAGCGCTTGATTTTTGGAAAGAGCGTTTGGCAAAATATGAGGTTCCGTTCACCGAAACGGAGCGGTTCGGCGAGTCGTATGTACAGTTCGTTGACCCAGATGGCTTGCAGCTTGAGCTTGTAGCCCGGGAGGAAGGCCCGCTAAGCGATTGGTCTTACGCGGGAGTGCCGACAGATAAAGCCATTAAAGGCTTTGGCGGAGCAATTTTGTACAGCTCGGCTCCAGAGAAAACGTTCCGTTTGCTGGAACAGGTAATGGGACTAAGCAAAATCGGCGAGGATGCTGGTTATGCGCGTTTCAGATCATCCGCAGATATCGGGAATATCATTGATCTTCCGATTGAGCGTGTTGAGCCTGGACATGGCGGCTCCGGTACGGTCCATCATATTGCCTGGCGTGCGAAAGACGATGTAGAGCATGCGCTGTGGAGAAGCCATGTGGAGACTAATGGCTACCATCCTACACCAATAATCGACAGACAATATTTCCATGCGATTTATTTCCGCGAAGAAGGCGGCATATTATTCGAGATTGCAACTGATCCTCCAGGCTTTGCACGTGACGAGGAGCCGGAACATCTCGGTGAAAAACTGATGCTGCCAGAATGGTTTGAACAGCATCGCGAGGATATTGTGCGGCTGCTTCCGCCTATTCAAGTACCGTAA
- a CDS encoding flavin reductase family protein, whose product MITIDPSERSARDNYKLLSGSIIPRPIAFVTTLSSGGVLNAAPYSYFNVVSSNPPLLSVSVQRKQGGQQKDTARNAIEAGAFVVHIADQSYIEQLNVTAANLPPEESEVAAAGLTPVPSVRIAVPGVAEAKIRMECVLEKAIPLGGTDDAPACDLLIGKVVFYHLDETVYDERGYIDSGRLAPIARLAGSDYAGLGARFSIDRPTS is encoded by the coding sequence ATGATAACGATTGATCCGTCTGAACGCTCGGCCCGTGACAATTATAAGCTGCTTTCGGGCAGCATTATACCACGGCCGATTGCTTTCGTGACGACGCTGTCTTCAGGCGGCGTACTCAATGCTGCGCCATACAGCTATTTCAATGTCGTATCGTCCAATCCGCCGCTGCTATCGGTTTCGGTACAGCGGAAGCAGGGCGGACAGCAGAAGGATACTGCCCGCAATGCAATAGAGGCAGGGGCGTTCGTCGTGCATATTGCCGACCAATCGTATATTGAACAGCTAAATGTAACGGCGGCTAATTTGCCGCCAGAGGAAAGCGAGGTTGCAGCGGCAGGGCTTACGCCGGTTCCGAGCGTTCGGATTGCCGTGCCTGGTGTAGCTGAAGCGAAAATCCGGATGGAATGCGTCCTGGAGAAGGCCATTCCGCTAGGCGGAACGGACGATGCGCCTGCCTGCGATTTGCTGATTGGCAAGGTCGTATTTTATCATCTCGACGAGACGGTTTACGATGAGCGCGGTTATATTGACTCAGGCCGGCTTGCGCCTATTGCCAGACTTGCAGGCAGCGATTATGCAGGGCTTGGCGCACGTTTTTCCATTGACCGTCCAACCTCGTAA
- a CDS encoding DUF1697 domain-containing protein — translation MAIYIALLRGINVGGHKIIKMQDLQRMFEQLGLQQVKTYIQSGNVLFESDASAEQLRLQIQQEITAVFGFDVPVVLRTHTELAAIVASSPFDANQQQVGENIYVALLADTPTEEGKQRLLACSSEVDDYRLQDSEVYIYCRQSVRKSMFSNNLLEKKLGVAATSRNWQTMNKLLSLAAGMEERKS, via the coding sequence ATGGCCATTTATATAGCGTTGCTTCGTGGCATTAATGTCGGCGGGCATAAAATTATCAAAATGCAGGATTTGCAGCGGATGTTCGAGCAGCTTGGCTTGCAGCAGGTCAAAACGTATATTCAAAGCGGCAATGTGCTGTTCGAATCGGATGCTTCAGCAGAACAGCTGCGCCTGCAAATCCAGCAGGAAATTACCGCGGTATTCGGATTTGACGTTCCAGTCGTCCTGCGTACCCATACGGAGCTCGCCGCGATTGTCGCAAGCAGCCCTTTTGATGCCAATCAACAACAGGTGGGTGAAAATATTTATGTAGCGCTGCTCGCGGACACGCCTACGGAAGAAGGAAAGCAGCGGCTGCTCGCATGCAGCAGCGAGGTGGACGACTATCGGTTGCAGGATAGCGAAGTGTATATTTATTGCCGCCAAAGCGTGCGCAAGTCGATGTTTTCGAACAATTTGCTGGAAAAAAAGCTGGGCGTAGCTGCCACTTCGCGAAACTGGCAGACGATGAACAAGCTGCTTAGCCTCGCTGCAGGCATGGAGGAACGGAAATCGTGA
- a CDS encoding LLM class flavin-dependent oxidoreductase, with protein sequence MTHSHTVPLSILDLAPVVEGGNATDAFKNTRDLAQHAERWGYQRYWLAEHHNMQGIASAATSVLIGYVAEGTSTIRVGSGGIMLPNHAPLMIAEQFGTLASMYPGRIDLGLGRAPGSDQATARALRRGLNSNNGQDFPELLGELRHFLNPSIEEGAPAVRAFPGEGLDIPIWLLGSSGFSAQLAGQLGLPFAFASHFAPDYLMQALHLYRSSFRPSAALEQPHVMIGVNILAADTDEEARFLASSQEQQFLHLIRGQTSKLKPPVANMDELWNEQEKVVVRSKFSFGVAGSKETVRSRIADIIEKTGADELMITGSAYEHQARLRSFELIAEIMKEG encoded by the coding sequence ATGACCCATTCACATACCGTTCCTCTTTCCATCCTTGATCTCGCTCCCGTTGTTGAAGGCGGCAATGCAACCGACGCTTTCAAAAATACACGCGATCTCGCCCAGCATGCTGAGCGTTGGGGCTATCAGCGCTATTGGCTGGCTGAGCATCACAATATGCAAGGCATTGCCAGCGCCGCTACCTCTGTTCTAATCGGCTATGTAGCCGAAGGCACGAGCACGATCCGCGTCGGTTCCGGTGGCATTATGCTGCCCAACCATGCGCCGCTTATGATTGCCGAGCAATTCGGCACACTCGCCTCGATGTATCCGGGACGCATTGATCTTGGACTCGGGCGTGCGCCAGGCTCAGACCAGGCCACTGCCCGCGCGCTGCGCCGCGGACTTAATAGCAATAACGGCCAAGACTTCCCTGAGCTGCTGGGGGAGCTTCGTCATTTTCTAAACCCTTCTATAGAAGAAGGAGCTCCTGCGGTTCGCGCCTTCCCCGGCGAAGGGCTCGATATTCCGATCTGGCTGCTGGGCTCCAGCGGCTTTAGCGCCCAGCTAGCGGGGCAGCTGGGATTGCCTTTTGCTTTCGCCAGCCATTTTGCGCCAGACTATTTAATGCAGGCGTTGCATTTGTACCGCAGCAGCTTCCGCCCTTCGGCGGCGCTGGAGCAGCCTCATGTCATGATTGGCGTTAATATTCTCGCCGCCGATACAGATGAAGAAGCTCGCTTTCTCGCTTCCTCGCAGGAGCAGCAGTTTCTGCACCTCATCCGCGGCCAGACGAGCAAGCTGAAACCGCCCGTTGCTAATATGGATGAACTGTGGAATGAGCAGGAGAAGGTTGTCGTCCGCAGCAAATTCAGCTTCGGCGTAGCTGGAAGCAAGGAAACGGTCCGCAGCAGAATAGCCGACATTATTGAAAAGACAGGCGCAGACGAGCTGATGATAACTGGCTCTGCTTATGAGCATCAAGCGCGTCTTCGCTCTTTTGAATTAATTGCTGAGATTATGAAAGAGGGCTAA